A region of the Dickeya chrysanthemi NCPPB 402 genome:
GAATTCCAGCCGGTTACGGTCGATAGTGTGGTCGGACAGCGAGATAAGGATGGCGTCCAATTGTTGGTCATCCAGCATGGCGAGCAGGCGCTGGTTCGACCCCATGGTTAAATCCAGCTCCAGATCCGGGCGGCGCAACTTGACGCCCATAATCAGGCGCGGCACCGTTTCCAGCGTCAGCGAATACAGCGTGCCGATGCGCAATCGCCCCTGCCCGACGCCGGCGGTCTTGCGCGTCTCTTCCAGCCCCCGTTCCATCAACAGCATCGCTTCCTGGCTGTATTCCAGCAGCGTATGCGCCGCCGGCAATGCCACCAGATTGCGCCCCTTGTGGATAAACAGCGGGCAGCGCACCCCTTCCTCCAGCGTATGCAGCGCCCGATGTACGCTGACGCCGCTCAATCCGAGCAGCTCTGCCGTGCGGGTGATGGTGCCGGTTTCCATAAACGTCTTGAAGATCTCAAGCTTGCGAAAGGTGATATCGCCGTCTGTTAGCATGTCGGACTCATTGTGTGCTTGCGCTGTGGATGTGAATGGCTAAACCGTAGGGGGAATTGTACCTGTAATGCGCAGCAAAAGGGGAATCAGGTGGTGTGTCGTTGTGAGCGCGGCCCGCCAAACGCGGGCCGCATTCGGTCAGCGCGGCGGTTTTCGTATTTTCGCCACGCACTGCGCGATGAGAAAAATCAGCGACTGGATAATCACGATGCACGGCCCGGTCGCACCATCAAGGAAATAGCTGAGCCAGGTACCGAAAACCGAAGAGAATGTCGCAGCGGCTACCGCCACCAGCATCATGGAACCGAAGCGTTTGCACAGCACAAATCCGGTAATGCCGGGGGTAATCAACATCGCGATCACCAGAATCACGCCGACCGCCTGTAGCGCGGCGACGATGGTCAGCGACAGCAGGGTCAGCAAGCCATAGTGCAGCAGTTTTACCGGCAGACCGCAGATTTGCGCCTGCGTGGCATCAAAACAGTACAACACCAGATCGCGCCATTTGATGATAACCACGGCCAGCACCAGCAGGCTGATCACCAACGTTTGTTGCAGTTCATAGCGGGTGATGCCCAGTACGTTGCCGAACAGGATATGGCTCAGATGCTGTTCGGTATTGACGCGGGAGAACAGCACCAAGCCGACGGCGAACATGCCGGAAAACAGAATCCCCATCACCGTATCTTCTTTGATACGGCAGCGTTCCTTCACATAGCCGGTCGCCAGCGCGCAAAACAGACCGGAAGCGAACGCGCCGATCGCCAGCGGAA
Encoded here:
- a CDS encoding LysR substrate-binding domain-containing protein; this encodes MLTDGDITFRKLEIFKTFMETGTITRTAELLGLSGVSVHRALHTLEEGVRCPLFIHKGRNLVALPAAHTLLEYSQEAMLLMERGLEETRKTAGVGQGRLRIGTLYSLTLETVPRLIMGVKLRRPDLELDLTMGSNQRLLAMLDDQQLDAILISLSDHTIDRNRLEFLPLFEDEICLAAPAAAKLDTRQPADLRDFHHQRFVSLSEGFATYAGFQEAFHIAGFEPEIVTRVDDIFSMLSLVQAGVGFTLLPERMKKVYENDVQLLKLATPYQMRQLIAIVFARNREHDPNLLALVAEGRMYARSLNVTPAP
- a CDS encoding metal ABC transporter permease → MEWLTLLVEPFSFPFMVKAMLAAGVVGMVCAVLSCFMVLKGWSLMGDAVSHAVLPGVVLAWLAGIPLAIGAFASGLFCALATGYVKERCRIKEDTVMGILFSGMFAVGLVLFSRVNTEQHLSHILFGNVLGITRYELQQTLVISLLVLAVVIIKWRDLVLYCFDATQAQICGLPVKLLHYGLLTLLSLTIVAALQAVGVILVIAMLITPGITGFVLCKRFGSMMLVAVAAATFSSVFGTWLSYFLDGATGPCIVIIQSLIFLIAQCVAKIRKPPR